One Nostoc sp. CENA543 genomic window, CCACTTGTCTACAAAGAGCTACAGCAATTCACCAAGGCCTCAGATCAGAACTGTCGCGATGTAGCCAATCGCATTACTACCGAAGTATACAGGATTTGTAGCGAAAGTAAACGTATTCAAGCCTCTGGTGCTGTAGAAAATTCTGCCATGACCTTGGCTAAACACAGACTACAGCAATGTTTGAGATATTATCAACTAGGCTCTAACCGGGGCAGAGTTGAATTACATAGTACATTAAGTGCCATTATTTATCGTTACATTAATCCTCCCCAACGCCAATTGAGCTATCAAGGGCGGCTGACAATCATAGAAGATTTCCTACAAAGTTTTTATTTAGAAGCCTTAAACGCCTTCCGTCGAGAAAATCAACTCGGCCCTACCTACAGCCCTAAAACGCTTTTAGAACTAGCAGAGTACATGGCATTTACCGAACGTTACGGTAAACGGCGGATTCCCTTGCCAGGTCGCCAGCAGCAGTTGATTATTCTCCGCGCTCAAACTTTTTCCCAACAACAACCTCCAGAAACTAACGTTGATATCGAACAAGCCGCAGAAGGTAGCAGCAATGAAGGTGATGGTTCTTGGGAAGAACCGGCCGTTCAGCAATTACGGGCGGCAATGGCTACCCAACCAGAACCAGAACCAGAAGAAGATACACTGCGTTCCGTTGTGATTTCGGAATTAATGAGTTATTTAGAACAACGTGATCAATCTGACTGTGCTGATTACTTTTCCCTGCGTCTTCAGGATATGTCAGCCCAAGAAATTGAAAACGTTTTAGGCTTAACTCCACGTCAGCGAGATTACTTACAACAACGCTTCAAG contains:
- the hetZ gene encoding heterocyst differentiation protein HetZ, which gives rise to MNSAATATIPTANALGENTIGVEVIFPLVYKELQQFTKASDQNCRDVANRITTEVYRICSESKRIQASGAVENSAMTLAKHRLQQCLRYYQLGSNRGRVELHSTLSAIIYRYINPPQRQLSYQGRLTIIEDFLQSFYLEALNAFRRENQLGPTYSPKTLLELAEYMAFTERYGKRRIPLPGRQQQLIILRAQTFSQQQPPETNVDIEQAAEGSSNEGDGSWEEPAVQQLRAAMATQPEPEPEEDTLRSVVISELMSYLEQRDQSDCADYFSLRLQDMSAQEIENVLGLTPRQRDYLQQRFKYHLIRFALLHRWELVHEWLEASLHTNLGLTPHQWQAYTSELDEKQRALLNLKQQGLADDKIAKTLGLSMAQLQKRWFKILEQAWEIRNSLVSGSSASTHE